A stretch of Novipirellula artificiosorum DNA encodes these proteins:
- the ilvB gene encoding biosynthetic-type acetolactate synthase large subunit, which yields MSTAKAAAKETQVMTGADILVKSLVDHGVDVLFAYPGGCSMPMHQALTRFGESIRTILPRHEQGGGFAAQGYARSTGQVGVVMATSGPGATNLVTAIADAKLDSVPMLCITGQVPTGAIGSDAFQETPMVEICRGITKHHYLVTDIADLPRIMKEAFYIATSGRPGPVLVDMPKDVQLSTYEIDMDPPMNLPGYDPEPPVVPGETLRQIAAAIKLARRPMIYAGGGIIIGGASEDLREFIRKTGIPATTTLMGLGAIPPEDDHYMSWLGMHGAAYANYAVRDCDLLIALGVRFDDRVTGKVEAFAKDAKIIHVDIDASELNKNKQAHIAVRGDVKQVLTELNKVVQKPEISEWQAHCDKIKAEHPFRYDENFDGILQQHAIKTLSDMTSKMDTYVSVGVGQHQMWAAQFFEFRRPRTWHSSSGLGTMGFGLPAAMGVQAAHPNSLVIDIDGDGSFQMNIQELATCYCEELPVKVLLLNNQHLGMVVQWEDRFMERNRAHTYLGPIRHEEAAGQSTAERFTYAEDRYPDFVQIAKGYGCGAATVRKKADLEAALREMIEHKGPFLLDVQVPYQEHVLPMIPGGMTVDDIILE from the coding sequence ATGAGTACTGCTAAAGCTGCCGCCAAAGAAACGCAAGTGATGACCGGAGCCGATATCCTGGTCAAATCGTTAGTGGATCATGGCGTCGACGTCCTTTTCGCCTACCCAGGTGGATGCAGTATGCCGATGCACCAGGCGTTGACGCGGTTCGGTGAGTCGATTCGAACGATTTTGCCTCGACACGAGCAGGGAGGCGGTTTCGCGGCTCAGGGATACGCTCGTAGCACCGGCCAGGTGGGCGTGGTGATGGCCACCAGCGGGCCAGGGGCGACCAACTTGGTGACGGCGATTGCCGATGCAAAACTCGATAGCGTCCCGATGTTGTGTATCACCGGTCAAGTGCCAACCGGGGCGATCGGTTCCGATGCGTTCCAGGAAACGCCTATGGTCGAGATTTGTCGCGGCATCACCAAACACCATTACTTGGTCACCGATATCGCTGATTTGCCGCGAATCATGAAAGAGGCGTTCTACATTGCGACCAGCGGTCGGCCAGGACCGGTTTTGGTCGACATGCCAAAAGACGTCCAGCTCAGCACGTATGAAATCGACATGGATCCGCCGATGAATTTGCCCGGCTACGATCCAGAGCCCCCGGTCGTGCCAGGCGAAACCCTTCGTCAAATTGCCGCAGCCATTAAATTGGCTCGGCGACCGATGATCTACGCCGGTGGTGGCATCATTATCGGGGGCGCCAGTGAAGATCTGCGTGAATTTATTCGTAAAACGGGGATTCCGGCTACCACGACGCTGATGGGGCTCGGAGCGATCCCACCCGAAGACGATCATTACATGTCATGGCTCGGAATGCACGGGGCCGCGTATGCCAACTATGCCGTTCGCGATTGCGATTTGTTGATCGCGTTGGGGGTTCGTTTCGACGATCGTGTGACCGGGAAAGTCGAAGCCTTTGCAAAAGATGCCAAGATCATCCACGTCGACATCGACGCTTCCGAACTGAACAAGAACAAACAAGCCCACATTGCTGTCCGCGGCGACGTCAAACAAGTGCTGACGGAACTGAATAAGGTGGTCCAAAAACCCGAGATCTCCGAGTGGCAAGCCCATTGTGACAAGATCAAGGCCGAGCATCCGTTCCGCTACGACGAGAACTTTGACGGGATTTTGCAACAGCATGCAATTAAGACGTTGAGTGACATGACGTCAAAAATGGATACCTACGTGTCGGTCGGCGTCGGCCAGCATCAAATGTGGGCCGCCCAGTTTTTTGAGTTCCGCCGTCCGCGGACCTGGCATAGCAGCAGTGGGCTTGGCACCATGGGATTTGGACTGCCGGCCGCAATGGGAGTCCAGGCTGCCCACCCCAATTCCCTCGTGATCGACATCGATGGGGACGGCAGTTTCCAGATGAACATCCAAGAGTTGGCGACCTGCTACTGCGAGGAATTGCCGGTCAAGGTTCTGCTGCTCAACAACCAGCACCTTGGCATGGTGGTTCAGTGGGAAGATCGGTTTATGGAACGCAACCGTGCCCACACCTACTTGGGGCCGATCCGCCACGAAGAAGCCGCCGGCCAAAGTACCGCAGAACGATTTACGTACGCGGAGGACCGCTATCCCGATTTCGTCCAAATTGCCAAAGGCTATGGATGTGGTGCAGCGACCGTTCGTAAAAAGGCGGACCTCGAAGCAGCGCTACGTGAAATGATCGAGCACAAAGGGCCCTTCCTGCTGGATGTCCAGGTTCCCTATCAAGAACACGTGCTGCCCATGATCCCCGGCGGAATGACCGTGGACGATATCATTTTGGAGTAA
- a CDS encoding adenosine kinase has translation MASYDVLGVGNALMDIQARVQDAMLGELGFEKGIMTLVDDEKQGAVLHRLNGQPLNCCAGGSAANTIVALAEFGGSAAFIGKIGRDEVGESFLKDMRDLGVKIDVDPTDRFRTGTCAVLITEDAQRTMLTNLGASAMLEESDIDEELIKASQYVYIEGYLLTGEKTKAAAYRAMELAKSNGIKVAFTASDPFLVNLIRDEIWDLITGPVDLFFCNEEEAKSLTGEKDPIACAATIHDHAENVALTLGPKGSIVMHGGEAFPIEGVKTQAIDTTGAGDMYAGALLYGITNGMDWRQAGHLASQASARVVSQLGARLEKKFTPEEIENLSRLG, from the coding sequence ATGGCGTCTTACGATGTGCTTGGTGTGGGCAACGCGTTGATGGACATCCAAGCGAGAGTTCAAGACGCAATGCTAGGCGAGCTTGGATTCGAAAAGGGAATCATGACCCTCGTTGATGATGAAAAGCAAGGTGCCGTGCTGCATCGACTCAACGGTCAGCCACTGAATTGTTGCGCTGGAGGGTCCGCCGCCAATACGATCGTGGCCCTTGCCGAATTCGGAGGCTCCGCTGCATTCATTGGCAAGATTGGCCGCGACGAGGTGGGAGAGTCCTTCTTGAAAGACATGCGCGACCTTGGAGTCAAAATCGATGTCGATCCAACCGACCGTTTTCGTACCGGAACCTGCGCCGTTCTGATCACCGAAGATGCGCAGCGAACGATGCTCACCAATCTCGGGGCCTCGGCCATGCTCGAGGAATCGGACATCGATGAAGAATTGATCAAAGCGTCCCAGTACGTCTATATCGAAGGCTACCTTTTGACCGGCGAAAAGACCAAAGCCGCAGCCTATCGGGCGATGGAACTGGCCAAGAGCAATGGCATTAAGGTCGCATTTACCGCTTCGGACCCGTTTTTGGTGAACCTGATTCGCGACGAGATATGGGATCTGATCACGGGCCCGGTCGACCTTTTCTTCTGTAACGAAGAGGAAGCCAAGAGCCTAACCGGTGAAAAAGACCCCATCGCCTGTGCCGCGACCATTCACGATCATGCCGAGAACGTTGCCTTAACGTTGGGCCCGAAGGGATCGATCGTCATGCACGGTGGCGAAGCGTTCCCAATCGAAGGAGTCAAGACGCAGGCGATCGACACCACCGGAGCCGGCGACATGTACGCCGGTGCCCTGTTGTACGGGATCACCAACGGGATGGATTGGCGTCAGGCCGGTCATCTCGCATCCCAAGCCTCCGCTCGCGTGGTGTCGCAGCTCGGAGCACGATTGGAAAAAAAGTTCACGCCCGAAGAGATCGAAAACCTTAGCCGGTTAGGCTAA
- the recG gene encoding ATP-dependent DNA helicase RecG, with protein MEENSKPPVRMSTPLPFLSGMGNVRANRLAKLGLRTAQDVAFFFPRDYERPAPPRPVGELREGEPASLIGKITDVELASRSPGKSVFGAIVENETGAVRILFFNQPYRAEQLRVDQKVMISGTPKLTGLRMEFVHPQITLFDSDEDIAKPKMLALYSLTEGVRQKDLRVLVADVLEAVAGQFVEVMPLSLRESSAQQLREAGIELAGTLPEIETALQQIHQPTNEASMQAARTRLVFQELLVMQLALAMRRRKLTSDLKSPPLTPSAMIDARILNRFPFELTSDQLRAIQEIKGDMSCQFPMNRLLQGDVGSGKTVVAVYAMMLAVANEHQAVMMAPTEVLARQHFDTLNKILAGSRVRIGLLCGSLTKSQRSKTIRQAAAGEIDILVGTQALLYGDIQFNKLGLCVIDEQHKFGVGQRVALRSGGVDPHYLVMSATPIPRSMAMTLFGDVELSTLREKPPGRATVNTYLAHDGWKDRWWSFVRDRLQEGRQAFVVAPRVLSSNDAEEEKGEEASEDVSSVETVYQDLCEKTLPDFRIGLLHGRMRSEDKLQTMRAFSEGRFDVLVSTTVIEVGIDVPNATVMTIFGAERFGLAQLHQLRGRISRGSHAGHLCLFTDGDLPPTENERLKLLEETEDGFALAEADFRLRGPGDLLGRKQSGLAPLRIADPSRDLEILIVARAMAQSMIDENPELDSPELERLKAQVMRRYGKRLDLGDVA; from the coding sequence ATGGAAGAAAACTCGAAACCACCCGTTCGCATGTCCACGCCCCTTCCGTTCTTGTCGGGCATGGGAAACGTCCGCGCGAACCGACTCGCGAAATTGGGACTAAGAACGGCTCAGGACGTCGCGTTTTTCTTTCCTCGTGATTACGAGCGACCGGCGCCACCCAGACCGGTTGGCGAACTACGAGAGGGTGAACCAGCGTCGCTGATCGGAAAGATTACCGATGTCGAACTCGCATCGCGATCACCTGGAAAGTCGGTTTTCGGTGCCATTGTTGAAAACGAAACCGGGGCCGTGCGCATCCTCTTCTTTAACCAACCCTATCGAGCCGAACAGCTGCGGGTTGACCAAAAGGTGATGATCTCGGGCACGCCCAAGTTGACGGGATTGCGAATGGAATTTGTGCATCCTCAAATCACGTTGTTTGACAGCGACGAGGATATTGCCAAACCCAAAATGTTAGCGCTCTACTCGCTAACCGAAGGCGTTCGCCAAAAGGACTTGCGAGTTTTGGTCGCGGATGTGCTCGAGGCAGTGGCAGGCCAGTTTGTCGAGGTGATGCCGCTCTCGTTGCGTGAATCCTCGGCCCAGCAGCTGCGAGAAGCCGGAATCGAACTTGCGGGGACTCTCCCCGAAATCGAAACCGCTCTGCAACAGATTCATCAACCAACCAACGAAGCTTCGATGCAAGCCGCGCGAACACGCTTGGTCTTCCAAGAGTTGCTGGTGATGCAACTCGCATTGGCGATGAGACGGAGAAAACTGACGAGCGATTTGAAGTCACCACCGCTCACCCCCAGCGCAATGATTGACGCACGCATTTTGAACCGGTTTCCGTTCGAATTGACAAGTGACCAGCTGCGAGCCATCCAGGAGATCAAAGGGGACATGTCGTGCCAGTTCCCGATGAACCGATTGCTGCAAGGCGATGTCGGCAGTGGAAAAACCGTCGTCGCCGTGTATGCCATGATGCTCGCGGTGGCCAACGAGCATCAGGCGGTGATGATGGCACCGACCGAGGTACTCGCTCGGCAGCACTTTGACACCTTGAACAAGATCCTCGCAGGAAGTCGCGTACGAATTGGGTTGCTATGCGGATCATTGACCAAGTCGCAACGGTCCAAGACGATCCGTCAAGCTGCGGCAGGAGAAATCGACATCCTTGTCGGCACGCAGGCGTTGCTGTACGGAGACATCCAATTCAACAAGCTCGGGTTGTGCGTGATCGATGAACAACACAAATTCGGAGTAGGACAACGAGTTGCACTTCGAAGCGGCGGAGTGGACCCGCATTACCTGGTCATGTCAGCGACACCGATTCCACGATCGATGGCGATGACGTTGTTCGGTGATGTGGAATTGAGCACGCTCCGCGAAAAGCCACCGGGCCGAGCGACCGTGAACACCTATTTGGCCCACGATGGTTGGAAAGACCGGTGGTGGTCGTTTGTACGAGATCGGTTACAGGAAGGCCGTCAAGCCTTCGTGGTGGCACCTCGAGTGTTGTCATCGAACGACGCCGAGGAGGAAAAGGGTGAGGAAGCAAGCGAAGATGTCTCGTCGGTCGAAACGGTGTACCAAGATCTCTGCGAGAAAACGCTGCCAGATTTTCGGATTGGGTTGCTGCACGGACGAATGCGATCGGAGGACAAGCTACAAACAATGAGGGCGTTTTCCGAAGGACGCTTTGATGTCCTGGTCAGCACCACCGTGATCGAGGTCGGAATCGATGTCCCCAATGCCACCGTGATGACGATTTTTGGCGCTGAACGGTTTGGATTGGCCCAATTGCATCAACTACGAGGCCGTATCTCGCGAGGCTCGCACGCTGGTCACCTCTGCCTGTTTACCGACGGTGATTTACCACCGACGGAAAACGAACGATTGAAGCTGCTTGAGGAAACCGAAGACGGGTTCGCGTTGGCGGAAGCCGATTTTCGATTGCGAGGTCCAGGCGATCTGTTGGGACGCAAACAGAGCGGATTGGCACCGCTGCGAATCGCCGATCCTAGCCGCGACCTCGAGATCCTGATCGTAGCTCGCGCGATGGCACAATCCATGATTGACGAGAATCCGGAACTTGACTCACCCGAGCTGGAACGCTTGAAGGCCCAAGTGATGCGGCGATACGGCAAGCGACTGGACTTGGGCGACGTCGCTTGA
- a CDS encoding M13 family metallopeptidase: MRRFAATPFWILTALIGSFWGSQLACAQDTAASKASGIDRSLFSDQVHPGDNFYEYANQKWLESTPIPADKSDYGIFTILNDTTREQVRELIEEAAAKENQPGSAAQKVGDLYRSVMNTDARNAAGIKPIEGLLNEISAIETKSDVARVLGKLSRSGVYGPMAAYVGVDAKDSDQYTVYLTQSGLTLPDRDYYLDEEARYVELREQLQTFIADLLGNLGAVDAKAVEAIASIEQQIAKAHWSKTENRDPEKTYNAYTTDDLKEKFGQFDWLSYADAAGLNAQTQFVVRQPTYIDALAKLFESTDVAAWKSYLRFHVIDAYASSLTESLEQRSFDFHGTAISGISEQEPLWKRAVNTTSSVLGELVGQVYVERHFKPVAKKRMNELVENLKRAFAKRIDSRDWMSQGTKKQALEKLNLFTTKIGYPDQWKDYSKLSIDPNHLAGNLIASAQFEDQRDLAKLGGPIDRNEWHMTPQTINAYYNPTMNEIVFPAAILQPPFFNLAADDAVNYGAIGAVIGHELSHGFDDKGSKYDGHGNLRSWWTPTDREEFERRAAILSEQYSQYEPVAGNYVNGDLTLGENIGDLGGLSLAYEAYRLSLEGKEAPVIDGLNGDQRFFLGWAQIWRRLYREQELLKRLITDPHSPSEYRVNGIVRNMDAWYDAFDIKPNDPLFLAPKQRVRIW; encoded by the coding sequence ATGCGACGTTTCGCAGCAACCCCCTTTTGGATCTTGACCGCATTGATCGGCTCGTTTTGGGGCTCCCAATTGGCCTGTGCTCAAGATACGGCTGCATCGAAAGCGTCCGGAATTGACCGGTCGTTGTTTAGCGACCAAGTTCATCCGGGCGACAACTTCTACGAGTATGCTAACCAGAAGTGGCTCGAAAGTACCCCCATTCCCGCAGACAAATCGGATTACGGCATCTTCACGATTCTCAACGATACAACGCGAGAGCAGGTTCGCGAATTGATTGAGGAAGCGGCCGCAAAAGAGAACCAACCGGGCTCCGCAGCACAAAAAGTGGGCGACCTGTACCGCAGTGTCATGAACACCGACGCAAGGAACGCGGCCGGCATCAAGCCGATCGAAGGGCTGTTGAACGAAATCAGTGCGATTGAAACGAAGTCCGACGTTGCTCGTGTGCTCGGCAAACTCAGTCGCAGTGGTGTGTATGGCCCAATGGCTGCCTATGTTGGCGTCGATGCCAAGGACAGTGATCAATACACCGTCTATCTAACGCAGTCCGGATTGACGTTACCCGACCGCGATTACTATCTCGACGAGGAGGCTCGTTATGTCGAGCTTCGTGAGCAACTGCAAACCTTCATCGCGGACCTGCTCGGCAACTTGGGTGCTGTCGATGCGAAGGCGGTTGAAGCAATTGCGTCGATCGAACAGCAAATCGCGAAAGCTCATTGGAGCAAGACCGAGAACCGTGATCCGGAAAAAACCTACAACGCCTACACAACCGACGATCTCAAAGAGAAGTTTGGCCAATTCGATTGGCTCAGCTATGCCGATGCGGCAGGGCTGAACGCTCAGACACAATTCGTTGTCCGTCAGCCAACTTACATCGATGCATTGGCAAAACTATTCGAATCGACCGATGTCGCGGCATGGAAGTCCTACCTGCGTTTTCACGTCATCGATGCCTATGCGTCATCGCTAACCGAATCGCTGGAGCAGCGCAGCTTTGATTTCCACGGCACCGCAATCAGTGGGATCAGTGAGCAAGAACCCCTTTGGAAGCGCGCCGTCAACACGACCAGCAGCGTGTTAGGAGAATTGGTCGGACAAGTCTACGTGGAACGGCATTTTAAACCCGTGGCAAAAAAGCGAATGAATGAGCTGGTCGAAAACTTGAAACGCGCGTTCGCGAAGCGAATCGATTCACGCGATTGGATGAGCCAGGGAACCAAGAAGCAAGCACTCGAGAAATTGAATCTGTTCACGACAAAGATTGGGTATCCGGACCAGTGGAAGGACTATTCAAAGCTCAGCATCGACCCCAATCATCTGGCGGGGAACTTGATCGCATCCGCTCAATTTGAGGACCAACGCGACCTTGCAAAATTGGGGGGGCCGATTGATCGAAACGAGTGGCACATGACCCCTCAAACGATCAACGCGTATTACAATCCGACGATGAACGAGATCGTGTTTCCTGCTGCAATCCTGCAGCCTCCGTTTTTCAATCTCGCGGCTGACGATGCCGTCAACTATGGAGCGATCGGCGCAGTGATTGGCCATGAATTGAGTCACGGCTTTGACGACAAGGGCAGCAAATACGATGGACATGGCAACTTGCGGTCATGGTGGACGCCAACGGACCGCGAGGAATTCGAACGGCGAGCAGCAATCTTGTCGGAGCAGTACAGCCAGTATGAACCGGTTGCCGGTAATTACGTCAATGGCGACCTCACCCTTGGCGAGAACATCGGCGATCTCGGTGGCCTAAGCCTCGCATACGAAGCGTACCGTTTGTCGCTCGAGGGGAAGGAAGCCCCGGTGATCGACGGGCTGAACGGCGACCAACGGTTCTTTTTGGGGTGGGCACAAATTTGGCGAAGATTGTATCGCGAACAGGAGCTGCTTAAGCGATTGATCACCGACCCGCACAGCCCGAGCGAGTATCGCGTGAATGGCATCGTTCGCAATATGGATGCCTGGTATGACGCATTTGATATCAAACCAAACGATCCGCTTTTCCTAGCGCCCAAGCAGCGTGTTCGGATCTGGTAG
- a CDS encoding serine/threonine-protein kinase, producing MQHSNAVLEYKMPLRNDDEFFSVDPSSDTQVRGQRDRDTFQSGVASDPIHPLWSEGDRLGSFVLERLLGKGSSGFVYRAYDENTGTRCALKLLLPAKFENLIRNKLGFRRMISLRHPNLIHVDRIHQLGQFIAFSMEEIKGVTFAQWTQSVADGVADGHVLPLAPGQTEGGQDQGGPAKHAVEAARSTELPLDRAFQQLLTLMHQYASALAMMHSHGLVHRDIKPRNLMVGSNGNGHVIDYGLVGTIDVESDPSGYRDYLVGPRHYFAPETLWDQYYLPASDIFSLGLVLLEAIHILDRGHRKGNDPIQQESIVRSQANPRDDEALIRKSFVGLSSNVPAFLLEACQEMLQRDPGDRPTAAELSRLGSSAAPIGVWFENAIVGREEELMIAYGWIDRIFDGEIGRLHIEGPSGIGKSRLLDDLEHYIKQKRWGQVFRARCRRGENQPLQAFDQICDAIATRYMKNDREVMELDPVSTEILHLAFPVLKKAIRASLSVDPAGKTSKRLDALEAGVRLTKELRIIGPLILIIDDAQWADRDSLNFLDRLHSVSGGMLGVITVSRPEGDLQNSPPTLRLPLSAISDTAAKALLVNAARRCSVSLNDSMIRQLIDAAAGNPFRLIDFSEEFRPGGALHQAAQADGTESGSIAVDGIRHLWRMRVKRLSESAKTVLSYIATADRQVSMRQLGELIGEKESIDAAVSELAQARLVLDEATGGECISVIHDSVTDSLLNTLSDEQKRRCHSEWASLLARQDDGAKMAARIATHFFDAQEPSLAVAYAIMAAENAERYVAKTEAARWHARIIPFVYGAERIERIRQAAITFAEADRPTEAAEYYQLLASEVEQEESIEHQLVATALLMRSGHFSTAQTQLRKLAKALGAPLVKPAWLSKIMLASTPLRLWVARLRDSVGTWGSETASTRDRQRLQLCLSVARPLSMFDNLYAAELNVAGVRDAARYGTEAQRILAETGAAVFGSYDRGAARIRSEVLLQELLPRAVELGNPKAIGDVWAGIVVSNALALRWRRANTSVATCLQHYRSQSDPLSFEISHTRWLDIWAQWNLGQWRPMMDGCNQMCEDALQRNDLFQWMVMSGAAGASAWLMRDQVEQCAKIREDNAKHVMPGVGIQMFNFTEWLANLHLTIYRGDFAKAWDQFESLRPGLMKLPFSRLQLTRVTVLSTGALICLHLLKTECDEQWAVRARGFLQQLKREQNAYADVLALLYGGLLRQLTSSTRTNKKEACRQLTLACQMAKSQQLRPYQLAAQDAIDTVVSGEAVGHLADRMHRHGVKMPVRFSRLYTVDLD from the coding sequence ATGCAACATTCAAACGCCGTTCTTGAATACAAGATGCCACTACGAAACGACGATGAATTTTTTTCGGTCGACCCGTCCTCGGACACACAAGTCCGTGGACAGCGAGATCGTGATACGTTTCAATCGGGCGTCGCCTCCGATCCGATCCACCCCCTTTGGTCCGAAGGCGATCGGTTGGGCTCGTTCGTCCTCGAACGATTGTTGGGGAAAGGCTCAAGCGGTTTTGTCTATCGTGCGTATGACGAGAACACCGGGACACGCTGCGCACTCAAATTGCTGCTGCCGGCGAAGTTCGAGAATTTGATCCGCAACAAGCTCGGATTCCGGCGGATGATCTCACTGCGGCATCCCAACCTGATTCATGTCGATCGGATTCACCAACTCGGCCAGTTCATCGCCTTTTCGATGGAAGAAATCAAGGGCGTGACCTTTGCCCAGTGGACTCAGTCGGTGGCAGACGGCGTGGCAGACGGCCATGTTCTACCGCTGGCACCGGGGCAGACCGAGGGGGGGCAAGATCAAGGCGGTCCGGCCAAACATGCTGTAGAGGCTGCTCGGTCCACGGAGCTTCCCCTGGATCGAGCCTTTCAGCAATTGTTAACACTGATGCATCAGTACGCCTCGGCGCTAGCGATGATGCACTCCCATGGCTTGGTGCATCGCGACATCAAGCCTCGGAATTTGATGGTTGGATCGAATGGGAATGGTCATGTGATCGACTATGGACTCGTTGGCACCATCGACGTTGAAAGTGACCCGTCGGGTTATCGCGACTACTTGGTCGGCCCGAGGCATTACTTTGCACCCGAAACGCTTTGGGACCAGTACTACTTGCCAGCGAGTGATATTTTCAGCCTGGGGTTGGTCCTCTTGGAAGCGATTCACATTTTGGATCGAGGGCATCGAAAAGGCAACGATCCGATCCAGCAGGAATCGATCGTTCGATCCCAGGCGAATCCTCGTGACGATGAAGCGTTGATTCGAAAATCCTTTGTCGGGCTGTCGTCGAATGTGCCAGCGTTCTTGCTCGAGGCCTGTCAAGAAATGTTGCAGCGAGACCCCGGTGATCGACCGACCGCAGCCGAGTTGAGTCGGCTTGGCTCTTCGGCCGCCCCGATCGGTGTCTGGTTTGAAAATGCAATCGTCGGTCGCGAAGAAGAGCTGATGATCGCTTATGGTTGGATTGACCGCATCTTTGATGGGGAGATCGGTCGCCTTCATATCGAAGGGCCGTCAGGGATTGGCAAATCGCGTCTGTTGGACGACCTTGAGCACTACATCAAACAAAAACGCTGGGGGCAGGTTTTTCGTGCAAGGTGTCGGCGGGGCGAAAACCAGCCGCTGCAAGCCTTTGACCAAATATGCGACGCGATCGCGACGCGCTACATGAAGAATGATCGCGAAGTGATGGAGCTCGATCCAGTCAGCACGGAGATTTTACATCTCGCTTTTCCCGTTTTGAAGAAGGCAATCCGTGCCAGTTTATCGGTCGATCCTGCTGGTAAGACGTCGAAACGGCTTGATGCACTGGAGGCGGGCGTCCGGTTGACGAAAGAGTTGCGAATCATTGGCCCGCTGATCCTAATCATCGACGATGCGCAATGGGCGGACCGGGACAGTTTGAATTTTCTCGACCGTTTGCATAGTGTAAGCGGGGGGATGCTCGGAGTCATTACAGTCTCTCGTCCCGAGGGCGATCTGCAGAATTCGCCGCCAACCTTGCGTTTGCCACTTTCTGCGATCTCTGACACCGCCGCCAAGGCGTTGTTGGTCAACGCCGCGAGGCGATGCTCGGTCAGCTTGAACGATTCGATGATCCGTCAGCTGATCGACGCGGCTGCGGGGAATCCTTTTCGCTTGATCGATTTTTCGGAAGAGTTTCGGCCGGGCGGCGCTCTGCATCAGGCGGCGCAAGCCGATGGCACCGAATCAGGGTCGATCGCGGTCGATGGCATTCGCCATCTGTGGCGAATGCGGGTCAAGCGTCTTAGTGAAAGCGCGAAGACGGTCTTGTCGTACATTGCTACGGCAGACCGTCAAGTTTCGATGCGTCAATTGGGCGAATTGATCGGGGAAAAGGAGTCGATCGACGCGGCGGTCTCGGAGCTGGCGCAAGCCCGTTTGGTGCTTGACGAAGCGACCGGGGGTGAGTGCATTTCCGTGATTCACGATAGTGTAACCGACAGTTTGTTGAACACCCTGTCGGACGAGCAAAAGCGACGCTGCCACAGCGAGTGGGCCAGTTTGCTGGCACGTCAGGATGACGGAGCGAAAATGGCTGCTCGAATCGCTACCCATTTTTTTGATGCCCAGGAGCCAAGTCTCGCCGTGGCGTACGCGATCATGGCCGCAGAGAATGCCGAACGATATGTTGCCAAGACCGAGGCAGCTCGCTGGCATGCTCGCATCATCCCCTTCGTCTATGGGGCCGAACGCATCGAGCGGATTCGCCAGGCGGCCATCACTTTCGCCGAGGCGGATCGGCCGACAGAGGCAGCAGAGTATTATCAGCTGCTGGCGTCGGAAGTCGAGCAGGAAGAGAGCATCGAACATCAATTGGTTGCCACCGCCTTGTTGATGCGGAGTGGCCATTTTTCAACGGCTCAAACGCAACTGAGAAAACTGGCGAAAGCACTCGGTGCTCCACTCGTGAAACCGGCTTGGCTCAGCAAGATCATGCTGGCAAGCACACCGTTGCGACTTTGGGTTGCACGACTTCGTGATTCCGTCGGAACCTGGGGCTCCGAAACGGCGTCGACCCGGGACCGCCAACGATTGCAACTCTGTTTGTCGGTCGCTCGGCCGTTGTCAATGTTCGACAATTTGTACGCTGCGGAACTCAATGTCGCGGGTGTTCGTGATGCCGCACGATACGGAACCGAAGCACAGCGGATTTTGGCCGAAACCGGAGCAGCCGTGTTTGGATCCTATGACCGAGGAGCGGCGCGGATTCGCAGTGAGGTGTTGCTACAGGAACTATTGCCGCGTGCGGTGGAGTTGGGGAACCCGAAAGCAATCGGTGACGTCTGGGCGGGGATCGTCGTTTCCAACGCCTTGGCGTTGCGTTGGCGACGGGCCAATACGTCCGTCGCGACCTGCTTGCAGCATTACCGATCCCAGTCCGATCCACTCAGCTTCGAAATCTCGCACACACGTTGGCTCGATATTTGGGCGCAATGGAATCTGGGTCAGTGGCGTCCGATGATGGATGGATGCAACCAAATGTGTGAGGATGCCCTGCAACGCAACGACCTGTTTCAGTGGATGGTCATGAGCGGTGCCGCTGGCGCATCGGCGTGGCTGATGCGAGACCAAGTTGAACAGTGCGCCAAAATTCGAGAAGATAATGCCAAGCATGTCATGCCCGGGGTTGGCATTCAAATGTTCAACTTCACGGAATGGCTTGCTAACCTCCACTTGACGATCTACCGAGGTGACTTTGCCAAGGCATGGGATCAGTTTGAATCGCTTCGGCCAGGTCTGATGAAGCTGCCATTTAGCAGGCTGCAACTAACGCGAGTGACCGTTTTATCCACCGGAGCGTTGATCTGCCTGCATTTGCTCAAGACAGAATGCGATGAGCAATGGGCCGTGCGCGCCAGAGGTTTTCTGCAACAGCTCAAGCGAGAGCAAAATGCCTACGCCGATGTGCTGGCGTTGCTTTACGGCGGATTGCTAAGACAGCTTACTTCATCGACCCGCACCAACAAGAAAGAAGCTTGTCGTCAATTAACCCTCGCATGCCAAATGGCTAAGAGCCAACAGTTGCGGCCGTATCAATTGGCCGCTCAAGACGCAATTGACACGGTGGTCTCCGGCGAAGCCGTGGGGCATCTGGCTGACCGCATGCATCGACACGGAGTCAAGATGCCTGTTCGATTCAGCCGCTTGTATACCGTGGATCTCGACTAG